A stretch of DNA from Carya illinoinensis cultivar Pawnee chromosome 12, C.illinoinensisPawnee_v1, whole genome shotgun sequence:
AACAAAGACTAAGTTCATTCCTTGGGTCACTGACACGTTCAGCATCAATTGCTTCCACCAAGGCCGATACCAAATCTGTATGAAACTCCGGGGGAAGAAAGGTCAGGGTCGTGCCGGAGTCGATAATAATGTTTCCCTCCTGGTCATGATCTGCAGCAAAGCCCTTGTACGCAAACCTTTTGTTTCCTACACTGATGGCCTCTAGAGATAGGAAATAAAACGTGTCGGGTTCTTTTGCAACAAGTGCAGTTGAAACTACGCCATCGCCGGAAACCACAGCTTTGTTGCCAAAAGTAATCTTGCTTGTGGTGTTTGTATCTGTATAGTTATTGGGAACCAAACAATACGAAAACTTCCCGCCGACGGACTTCTTCAGTTGAGAGACCAGAGAAAGAGAGCCATCTCCGAGGCCAATGATGCCGGACCCTGCCTCCCCAAATGTACCGTCGTTGTTGTGTCCGCAACCAAGAATAATCTCGGGTATGGAGATCGGACGACCAGAAGTTGAGCCAATTACCAACGTTTCAACAGCAAGATCGCCATTAGTGAACGAATTATCTCCATAAGAATAGCTATACTTGCAGGTGCCATCCCCGCAGGAAGCTCTCTCTAATGTCTGGCAAGGTTTAGACTTGCATGGGACGTTACGGTACGTTGAGGATTGCTCAGGATCAAAGAGAGAAGCATTTTGCTTGTAGCATTGTTCGCATGGCCTGCACTGTGTCCACGTCAGATCGCTGCCGGTATCAGCTATACAGAGCAACTCTACTGGTGGGGTTCCGATAGAGATCTTCATGAGGTATTCTCCATCGCAGGCCATGATCTGGGATTGAATGTTTAAGCTGCTGCTCTTGGATTGTGGGGTTGGCTTGAAACGATTGGCACGAGAAACGGAACGACGGAAAGCATTGTGCAGGCGATCGAAATGGGTGTGAGATGGATTGTAAGAGGGAGACAGCGCGGAATCACGCTGTATGAGATCAACGGTAAAACCAGTACCATCGCTAGCTTCTGTGAATGAAAACACAGAGAGATGGAAGGAATATATTAATGCTAAAGTAGAGACGAAAGAGGATAATCTCAGAGCAGCAGCCATGACTTGAGACTGTGATGATGACGAAGACCTTGACGagtgaaaaatgaagaaaacaagTGCATTATcgattgaatttatacaactagagaaattaaaaaagagttCAAACCAAGATGTGGAAGATCAAAGATCACAGAAGATACAGCTAGAATGCAGCCACAAATTCATCAATGGCCGGCCACCATGCACG
This window harbors:
- the LOC122289361 gene encoding aspartic proteinase CDR1-like encodes the protein MAAALRLSSFVSTLALIYSFHLSVFSFTEASDGTGFTVDLIQRDSALSPSYNPSHTHFDRLHNAFRRSVSRANRFKPTPQSKSSSLNIQSQIMACDGEYLMKISIGTPPVELLCIADTGSDLTWTQCRPCEQCYKQNASLFDPEQSSTYRNVPCKSKPCQTLERASCGDGTCKYSYSYGDNSFTNGDLAVETLVIGSTSGRPISIPEIILGCGHNNDGTFGEAGSGIIGLGDGSLSLVSQLKKSVGGKFSYCLVPNNYTDTNTTSKITFGNKAVVSGDGVVSTALVAKEPDTFYFLSLEAISVGNKRFAYKGFAADHDQEGNIIIDSGTTLTFLPPEFHTDLVSALVEAIDAERVSDPRNELSLCFKSEGNDIDFPIIIAHFAGADVKLQPFNTFARMDEKDNMVCFTMVPSESLAIFGNLAQMNFLVGYDLEGKELSFLPTDCTKQYY